A genomic segment from Alistipes senegalensis JC50 encodes:
- a CDS encoding NAD(P)H-dependent glycerol-3-phosphate dehydrogenase — protein MEYKIGTDARCAVIGYGSWATALVGLLAANGQRVGWYVRNPEVLESLRAEGRNPRYLSDLEFDRDRIAPSDDLDAVVRGADIVILAAPSAYLKDFLAPLTVSLRDKFIVSAIKGIVPGDYQTVVEYVHDRYGLSYKQIGLFTGPSHAEEVSRGKLSYLTVVCTDPENAQRIGEKFSGGNIRLSYSTDLYGIEYAAILKNIYALAVGLAVGLGYGDNFLAVLIANSAGEMTRFLEESYPDRRDTQVSAYLGDLLVTCYSVYSRNRRLGLLIGHGCTVKSALNEMTMVAEGYFAADCIRHVNARHQIDMPIAGMVYRVLYEGASARRSMQELTTKLI, from the coding sequence ATGGAATACAAAATCGGAACCGACGCCCGCTGCGCGGTCATCGGCTATGGCAGCTGGGCGACGGCCCTCGTCGGACTGCTCGCCGCCAACGGCCAGCGCGTCGGATGGTACGTCCGCAATCCCGAGGTGCTCGAATCGCTGCGCGCCGAAGGCCGCAATCCCCGCTACCTGAGCGATTTGGAGTTCGATCGCGACCGCATAGCCCCTTCGGACGACCTCGACGCCGTCGTGCGCGGCGCCGACATCGTGATACTGGCCGCCCCTTCGGCCTACCTCAAGGATTTCCTCGCCCCGCTGACCGTGTCGCTCCGCGACAAATTCATCGTATCGGCCATCAAGGGCATCGTCCCGGGCGACTACCAGACCGTCGTGGAGTACGTTCACGACCGTTACGGGCTGTCGTACAAGCAGATCGGGCTCTTCACCGGGCCCTCGCACGCCGAAGAGGTGTCGCGCGGGAAGCTCTCCTACCTGACGGTCGTCTGCACCGACCCCGAAAACGCGCAGCGTATCGGCGAGAAATTCTCCGGCGGGAACATCCGCCTCAGCTACTCCACGGATCTCTACGGCATCGAATATGCCGCCATCCTGAAAAACATCTACGCCCTGGCCGTCGGGCTGGCCGTCGGACTGGGCTACGGCGACAACTTCCTGGCGGTGCTGATCGCCAACTCGGCGGGCGAGATGACGCGCTTCCTCGAAGAGAGCTACCCCGACAGGCGCGACACGCAGGTCTCGGCCTATCTGGGCGACCTGCTGGTGACCTGCTACTCGGTCTACAGCCGCAACCGGCGGCTGGGACTGCTGATCGGCCACGGCTGCACGGTGAAGAGCGCCCTGAACGAGATGACGATGGTGGCCGAAGGCTACTTCGCCGCCGACTGCATCCGCCACGTCAACGCCCGCCACCAAATCGACATGCCCATCGCCGGGATGGTTTACCGGGTGCTCTACGAGGGCGCTTCGGCCCGCAGGAGCATGCAGGAACTGACTACCAAATTAATCTGA
- a CDS encoding glucose-6-phosphate isomerase: METLKLDIAKAGVALTADIEAKAQAANALLHSGKGAGNDFLGWVRLPSSISDADIAAIEKEAAKLRAKADVVICIGIGGSYLGAKAVLEAMSDPFKLLHKEQKHPTVLFAGQNISEDYTAELLDAVKEHSIAAIVISKSGTTTEPAIAFRLIKAEIEKRYGKKEAAERIVAITDKARGALKTLATQEGYPTFVIPDDVGGRFSVLTPVGLLPLAVAGVDIAALVHGAQEMEKATAEGVPFNENPSAVYAAVRNLLYEGGKKIEILGSYEPKLQYVNEWWKQLYGESEGKQGKGIFPASVTLTADLHSMGQYIQEGERTLFETIISVAKPAAKVVIEADKENLDGLNFLAGKRISEVNRMAELGVQLAHIDGGVPNIRIEIPEISARTIGGLLYFFEKACGISGYILGVNPFDQPGVEAYKKNMFALLDKPGYEEASKAIKARL, translated from the coding sequence ATGGAAACTCTGAAATTAGACATCGCCAAAGCGGGTGTCGCCCTCACGGCCGACATCGAGGCCAAGGCACAGGCCGCCAACGCCCTGCTGCACTCGGGCAAAGGCGCCGGAAACGATTTTCTGGGCTGGGTCCGCCTCCCCTCGTCGATCTCCGACGCCGACATCGCCGCCATCGAAAAAGAGGCCGCCAAACTCCGCGCCAAGGCCGACGTGGTGATCTGCATCGGCATCGGCGGTTCGTACCTCGGCGCCAAGGCCGTGCTCGAGGCCATGAGCGACCCGTTCAAGCTCCTGCACAAGGAGCAGAAGCATCCCACCGTCCTCTTCGCCGGGCAGAACATCTCGGAGGATTACACCGCCGAACTGCTCGATGCCGTGAAAGAGCACTCGATCGCCGCCATCGTGATCTCCAAGTCGGGCACGACGACCGAACCGGCCATCGCATTCCGCCTGATCAAGGCCGAGATCGAGAAGCGCTACGGCAAGAAAGAGGCCGCCGAGCGCATCGTGGCCATCACCGACAAGGCCCGCGGAGCGTTGAAGACGCTCGCCACGCAGGAGGGCTATCCGACGTTCGTCATTCCCGACGACGTGGGCGGACGTTTCTCGGTGCTGACCCCCGTGGGACTGCTGCCGCTGGCCGTCGCCGGCGTGGACATCGCGGCGCTCGTGCATGGTGCGCAGGAGATGGAGAAGGCCACGGCCGAAGGCGTGCCTTTCAACGAGAACCCCTCGGCCGTCTACGCCGCCGTGCGCAACCTGCTCTACGAGGGCGGCAAGAAGATCGAGATCCTGGGATCGTACGAGCCCAAGTTGCAGTATGTCAACGAGTGGTGGAAGCAGCTTTACGGCGAGAGCGAAGGCAAGCAGGGCAAGGGCATCTTCCCGGCGAGCGTCACGCTGACGGCCGACCTGCACTCGATGGGACAGTACATTCAGGAGGGCGAGCGCACGCTCTTCGAGACGATCATCTCGGTGGCCAAACCCGCCGCCAAGGTCGTTATAGAAGCCGACAAGGAAAACCTCGACGGACTGAACTTCCTGGCCGGAAAGCGCATTTCGGAGGTCAACCGCATGGCCGAACTGGGCGTGCAGCTGGCGCACATCGACGGCGGCGTGCCGAACATCCGCATCGAGATTCCCGAAATCTCGGCCCGGACGATCGGCGGCCTGCTCTACTTCTTCGAGAAAGCCTGCGGCATCAGCGGTTACATTCTGGGCGTGAACCCCTTCGACCAGCCCGGCGTCGAGGCGTACAAGAAGAACATGTTCGCCCTGCTGGACAAGCCCGGCTACGAGGAGGCTTCGAAAGCCATCAAAGCCCGGTTGTAA
- the mreC gene encoding rod shape-determining protein MreC, translating into MRKLFEFIRSVYVVVLFVVLEAVAVSCYARSSYYTQARLLSRSNQVVGGVHGFFAGIGHYFTLGRENRMLLARVAQLEERLAQYEEAETAERLDSYMQDIGESKYRFATASVVANTVNRARNLITLNRGHRDGIVEEMAVLSPDGAMAGYVVACSERYSVAMSVLNTSFRASGKLADSEYYGSIYWDGLDPDVVVLGELSKYADPQPGQEVVTTGFSQYFPADVLIGWVESASLNETRTAYTARVRLAAGMSRLGDVVLVGNRDLFEIRDLQQSEQVEQYTRF; encoded by the coding sequence TTGCGCAAACTGTTCGAGTTCATCCGCAGCGTTTACGTCGTGGTGCTGTTCGTGGTGCTGGAGGCCGTGGCCGTCAGCTGCTACGCCCGTTCCTCCTACTACACCCAGGCGCGGCTGCTCTCACGCTCCAACCAGGTGGTCGGCGGCGTGCACGGATTCTTCGCGGGCATCGGGCACTATTTCACGCTGGGGCGTGAAAACCGGATGCTGCTCGCGCGCGTCGCGCAGCTCGAAGAGCGGCTGGCCCAATACGAAGAGGCCGAGACCGCCGAGCGGCTGGACAGCTATATGCAGGATATCGGCGAGTCGAAATACCGCTTCGCCACCGCCTCGGTCGTGGCCAACACGGTCAACCGGGCCCGGAACCTCATCACGCTCAACCGCGGACACCGCGACGGGATCGTGGAGGAGATGGCCGTGCTGTCGCCCGACGGCGCGATGGCGGGTTACGTCGTCGCCTGTTCGGAGCGTTATTCGGTGGCGATGTCGGTGCTCAACACCTCGTTCCGCGCCAGCGGCAAACTCGCGGACTCCGAGTATTACGGTTCGATCTACTGGGACGGCCTCGACCCGGATGTCGTGGTCCTCGGCGAGCTTTCGAAATACGCCGACCCGCAGCCCGGGCAGGAGGTCGTGACGACGGGATTCTCGCAGTATTTCCCGGCCGACGTGCTGATCGGATGGGTCGAGAGCGCGTCGCTCAACGAGACCCGCACGGCCTATACGGCCCGGGTGCGGCTCGCAGCCGGAATGTCGCGTCTGGGCGATGTGGTGCTGGTCGGCAACCGCGATCTCTTCGAGATCCGCGACCTCCAGCAGAGCGAGCAAGTCGAACAATACACCCGATTCTGA
- a CDS encoding rod shape-determining protein, translating into MGIFSLTQELAIDLGTANTLIIYNGKVVVDEPSIVALDVHTGKLVAIGQQARQMHEKTNPNIKTIRPLKDGVIADFNATELMLRGMIKKVKTSGSLFAPSLRMVICIPSGSTNVEIRAVRDSAEHAGGREVYMIYEPMAAALGAGLDVEAPEGNMVIDIGGGTSEIACISLGGIVCSESINTAGDVFTNDIQSYVRQQHNIRIGERTAEAIKCSIGAAVSDLEQEPEDFVVTGPNMLTALPQTVSLSYSEIAYALEKSLTKIDAALMKVLESMPPELYADIVKNGIYLAGGGALIKGLDRRLNEKTGIPFHIAEDPLRAIARGTGIALKNINRFSFLMK; encoded by the coding sequence ATGGGAATTTTTTCACTGACACAGGAGCTGGCCATCGACCTCGGTACGGCCAACACGCTGATAATTTATAACGGAAAGGTCGTCGTGGACGAACCTTCGATCGTCGCGCTGGACGTTCATACGGGAAAACTGGTCGCCATCGGCCAGCAGGCCCGGCAGATGCACGAGAAGACCAATCCGAACATCAAGACGATCCGGCCGCTCAAGGACGGCGTGATCGCCGACTTCAACGCCACGGAGCTGATGCTCCGGGGCATGATCAAGAAAGTCAAGACCTCGGGCAGCCTCTTCGCGCCGTCGCTGCGGATGGTGATCTGCATCCCTTCGGGCTCGACCAACGTGGAGATCCGCGCCGTGCGCGACTCGGCCGAGCACGCCGGGGGCCGCGAGGTCTACATGATCTACGAACCGATGGCTGCGGCGCTCGGCGCCGGACTGGACGTCGAGGCGCCCGAAGGCAACATGGTCATCGACATCGGCGGCGGCACGTCGGAGATCGCCTGCATCTCGCTGGGCGGCATCGTCTGCTCGGAGTCGATCAACACGGCGGGCGACGTCTTCACCAACGACATCCAGAGCTACGTCCGCCAGCAGCATAACATCCGCATCGGCGAACGCACGGCCGAGGCGATCAAGTGTTCGATCGGCGCCGCCGTTTCGGACCTGGAGCAGGAGCCCGAGGATTTCGTGGTGACGGGTCCCAACATGCTGACGGCCCTGCCGCAGACCGTGTCGCTGTCGTACAGCGAGATCGCCTACGCGCTGGAGAAGTCGCTCACGAAGATCGACGCGGCGCTGATGAAGGTGCTGGAGTCCATGCCGCCCGAGCTGTACGCCGACATCGTGAAGAACGGCATTTATCTGGCCGGCGGCGGCGCGCTGATCAAGGGGCTCGACCGGCGTCTGAACGAAAAGACCGGCATTCCGTTCCACATCGCCGAAGACCCGCTGCGGGCCATCGCGCGCGGAACGGGCATCGCGTTGAAGAATATCAACCGGTTCTCCTTCTTGATGAAATAG